One genomic segment of Kribbella jejuensis includes these proteins:
- a CDS encoding leucyl aminopeptidase, which yields MTTITLSKSDAAGVKTDAVVIGVVKLGGGVTLPAGTESLNAAYGGKLVEVLSGLGATGKADEVTKVPGPSLNKPGKSPTLIAVGLGPAPDGALKTEDLRAAAGTGVRATKTSQSVAFALPTPDAECVRAVAEGALLGRYAFTAYKSSSSDRSEAPGNLTVLTDLARNKDAKAALERAQVTADAVAQVRDWVNTPPSDLHPVEFAADAVKLSKEYGVKVEVLDEKALAKGGYGGILGVGQGSANPPRLVRLSYTPKKPVTHLAFVGKGITFDSGGLSLKTSTGMVSMKSDMAGAAAVIGATLAIARLGLPVQVTTYAAMAENMPSGSAARPSDVLTMYGGKTVEVLNTDAEGRLVLGDALVRASEDGPDLIVDVATLTGACVVALGTKVAGAFGNTDSARDRVVDAAIAAGESMWPLPIPAEMLDKLKSHSKVADLANITGEPWGGALAAAAFLGDFVADGIDWVHLDVAGPAFNDGGASGYTPNGGTGYAVRTLIELAASAS from the coding sequence GTGACCACCATCACCCTGAGCAAGTCCGATGCCGCCGGCGTCAAGACCGACGCCGTGGTCATCGGCGTGGTCAAACTCGGCGGCGGCGTGACCCTGCCGGCCGGCACCGAGTCGCTGAACGCCGCGTACGGCGGGAAGCTGGTGGAGGTGCTGTCCGGACTGGGCGCCACCGGCAAGGCCGACGAGGTGACGAAGGTGCCCGGGCCGAGTCTGAACAAGCCGGGCAAGTCCCCCACGCTGATCGCGGTCGGCCTCGGTCCGGCCCCCGACGGCGCGCTGAAGACCGAGGACCTGCGCGCGGCGGCCGGCACCGGGGTGCGCGCGACCAAGACCTCGCAATCGGTCGCGTTCGCGCTGCCGACGCCGGATGCAGAGTGCGTCCGCGCCGTCGCCGAAGGCGCATTGCTGGGCCGCTACGCGTTCACGGCGTACAAGTCCTCGTCCTCGGACCGCTCCGAGGCGCCGGGCAACCTGACCGTGTTGACCGACCTCGCGCGGAACAAGGACGCCAAGGCCGCGCTCGAGCGCGCCCAGGTCACCGCCGACGCGGTCGCGCAGGTGCGCGACTGGGTGAACACCCCGCCGTCCGACCTTCACCCGGTCGAGTTCGCCGCCGACGCGGTCAAGCTCAGCAAGGAGTACGGCGTCAAGGTCGAGGTGCTCGACGAGAAGGCCCTGGCCAAGGGCGGGTACGGCGGCATCCTGGGCGTCGGCCAGGGCTCGGCGAACCCGCCGCGGCTGGTCCGGCTGTCGTACACGCCGAAGAAGCCGGTCACGCACCTGGCGTTCGTCGGAAAGGGCATCACGTTCGACTCGGGCGGTCTGTCGCTGAAGACGTCGACCGGCATGGTGAGCATGAAGTCCGACATGGCCGGCGCGGCCGCGGTGATCGGCGCGACGCTGGCGATCGCGCGGCTCGGCCTGCCGGTGCAGGTGACGACGTACGCGGCGATGGCCGAGAACATGCCGTCCGGTTCCGCGGCCCGGCCGTCCGACGTACTGACGATGTACGGCGGCAAGACCGTCGAGGTGCTGAACACCGACGCCGAGGGCCGGCTGGTGCTCGGCGACGCGCTGGTCCGGGCGTCCGAGGACGGACCCGACCTGATCGTCGACGTGGCCACGCTGACCGGCGCCTGCGTCGTTGCCCTGGGCACCAAGGTCGCCGGTGCCTTCGGCAACACCGACTCCGCCCGCGACCGGGTCGTCGACGCGGCGATCGCGGCCGGTGAGTCGATGTGGCCGCTGCCGATCCCGGCCGAGATGCTCGACAAGCTGAAGTCACACTCGAAGGTCGCGGACCTGGCCAACATCACCGGCGAGCCGTGGGGCGGCGCCCTCGCCGCGGCCGCGTTCCTCGGCGACTTCGTTGCTGATGGCATCGATTGGGTGCACCTGGACGTGGCCGGGCCGGCCTTCAACGACGGCGGCGCGTCCGGCTACACCCCGAACGGCGGCACCGGCTATGCGGTCCGCACCCTGATCGAACTGGCCGCCTCAGCCAGCTGA
- the gcvT gene encoding glycine cleavage system aminomethyltransferase GcvT — MTESSDLKKSPLHERHLALGAKFAEFGGWEMPLEYSGVVAEHTAVRTSVGVFDVSHLGKATVKGPGAAAYVNACLTNDLGKIAPGQAQYTLCCNERGGVVDDLIAYLHADDDVFLIPNAANTAEVVRLLQAEAPDGVEVTNVHDDYAILAVQGANSDEVVAAIGLPIGHDYMAFATADFGGTPVVVCRTGYTGERGYELVVPNAAALPVFDALLKAGEQYGIVPAGLGARDTLRTEMGYPLHGQDISPDITPVQARSGWAVGWKKDHFWGDAALRAEKEAGPSRILRGLRAVGRGIPRPHMTVADQSGTGIGEVTSGTFSPTLKKGVALALLDAAVKEGDQVTVDIRGRQELFDVVKPPFVTVHVR; from the coding sequence ATGACAGAGTCGTCGGATCTGAAGAAGTCCCCGTTGCACGAGCGCCATCTGGCCCTCGGTGCGAAGTTCGCCGAGTTCGGCGGCTGGGAGATGCCCCTGGAGTACAGCGGCGTCGTGGCCGAGCACACCGCGGTCCGTACGTCGGTCGGCGTCTTCGACGTCAGCCACCTCGGCAAGGCCACCGTCAAGGGCCCGGGCGCCGCGGCATACGTGAACGCTTGCCTGACCAACGATCTCGGCAAGATCGCCCCCGGGCAGGCGCAGTACACGCTGTGCTGCAACGAGCGCGGGGGAGTGGTCGACGACCTGATCGCGTACCTGCACGCCGACGACGACGTGTTCCTGATCCCGAACGCCGCCAATACCGCTGAGGTGGTCCGGCTGCTGCAGGCGGAGGCACCGGACGGTGTAGAGGTCACCAACGTCCACGACGACTACGCGATCCTCGCGGTCCAGGGCGCGAACAGCGACGAGGTGGTCGCCGCGATCGGTCTCCCGATCGGCCACGACTACATGGCCTTCGCGACGGCCGACTTCGGCGGTACGCCGGTTGTCGTCTGCCGAACCGGTTACACGGGCGAGCGCGGCTACGAGCTCGTCGTACCGAACGCGGCCGCGCTGCCGGTGTTCGATGCGTTGCTGAAGGCCGGTGAGCAGTACGGCATCGTCCCCGCCGGGCTGGGCGCCCGGGACACGCTCCGGACCGAGATGGGCTACCCGCTGCACGGCCAGGACATCTCGCCGGACATCACGCCCGTCCAGGCCCGCTCGGGCTGGGCCGTCGGCTGGAAGAAGGACCACTTCTGGGGCGACGCCGCCCTGCGCGCCGAGAAGGAAGCCGGCCCGTCCCGGATCCTCCGCGGGCTCCGTGCAGTCGGCCGTGGCATTCCCCGGCCGCATATGACAGTTGCCGACCAATCCGGCACCGGGATCGGCGAAGTGACGTCCGGCACCTTCTCGCCGACCCTGAAGAAGGGCGTGGCGCTCGCGCTGCTCGATGCGGCGGTCAAGGAGGGCGACCAGGTGACCGTCGACATCCGCGGCCGTCAGGAACTCTTCGACGTCGTGAAACCGCCTTTCGTGACGGTTCACGTGCGCTAG
- a CDS encoding ABC transporter substrate-binding protein, with protein sequence MQWKRITAVAATVMLAAVACGSPSSNSGSKGDSGNLGGAQVKATDPTAKGPAPDVDGAKKGGTITVLSDVTPDTFDPTAIYYTDGNQIAKLMFRSLTQYRLDGPDHKPVLVPDLAEDLGTKSADGLTWTFKLKQGIKYMDGTPVKAADYAYAIKRSFAHDLYDAGPTYQMQFFLDGEKYKGPYAAGGADYKGVETPDDHTLVIHLAKKFDDLPYYAAFPMFTPIPQAKDTQKNYEQHPMATGPYMLSSYQPGSELKLVKNPNWDANSDPVRHQYVDGFDFKFSQDLIKAQRQVLASSGPDADALNYSNLDVSLLPEVKDQSQLIKGPSPCTIMYTMDTRKIPLEVRKLIAKAHPYDGWRKVAGLNPNDDPPASTILPPAVPGFEKYELPGLNGTGKGAEDDAVAAEVKSELAKLGKSNFELSWYYSIDDKISTQVTQFRKQMFEKAGFKVRAIGVPKAKIRTFTGDQNAPVNIGKTPTGWCSDWPSGTSWFPVLFRSDAIALGNSVGQLQDKALDAEIDAVTAKAPDEQLKEWKNVDKDILEKYLPVLPLYYSQSNFPVGKNIGHAINDPTQGLPEFTSLYLKQP encoded by the coding sequence ATGCAGTGGAAACGGATAACCGCAGTCGCGGCGACGGTCATGCTGGCCGCCGTGGCCTGTGGCAGCCCGTCCTCGAACAGCGGTAGCAAGGGCGACAGCGGCAACTTGGGGGGTGCGCAGGTCAAGGCGACCGACCCCACTGCGAAGGGCCCGGCCCCGGATGTCGACGGCGCGAAGAAGGGCGGCACGATCACGGTCCTCTCGGACGTGACGCCGGACACCTTCGACCCGACCGCGATCTACTACACCGACGGTAACCAGATCGCGAAGCTGATGTTCCGGTCGCTGACCCAGTACCGGCTGGACGGCCCCGACCACAAGCCGGTCCTGGTGCCGGACCTGGCCGAGGACCTCGGTACCAAGTCGGCCGACGGTCTCACCTGGACCTTCAAGCTGAAGCAGGGCATCAAGTACATGGACGGCACGCCGGTCAAGGCTGCCGACTACGCGTACGCGATCAAGCGCTCCTTCGCGCACGACCTGTACGACGCCGGACCGACGTACCAGATGCAGTTCTTCCTGGACGGCGAGAAGTACAAGGGCCCGTACGCCGCCGGTGGCGCGGACTACAAGGGTGTCGAGACGCCGGACGACCACACGCTGGTCATCCACCTGGCGAAGAAGTTCGACGACCTGCCCTACTACGCGGCGTTCCCGATGTTCACGCCGATCCCGCAGGCGAAGGACACCCAGAAGAACTACGAGCAGCACCCGATGGCGACCGGCCCGTACATGCTGTCGTCGTACCAGCCGGGCAGCGAGCTGAAGCTGGTCAAGAACCCGAACTGGGACGCGAACAGCGACCCGGTGCGGCACCAGTACGTCGACGGCTTCGACTTCAAGTTCAGCCAGGACCTGATCAAGGCCCAGCGCCAGGTGCTCGCGAGCTCCGGCCCGGACGCCGACGCGCTGAACTACAGCAACCTGGACGTCTCGCTGCTGCCCGAGGTCAAGGACCAGTCGCAGCTGATCAAGGGCCCGTCGCCGTGCACGATCATGTACACGATGGACACCCGGAAGATCCCGCTGGAGGTCCGCAAGCTGATCGCCAAGGCGCACCCGTACGACGGTTGGCGCAAGGTGGCCGGCCTGAACCCGAACGACGACCCGCCGGCCTCGACGATCCTGCCGCCGGCCGTCCCGGGCTTCGAGAAGTACGAGCTGCCGGGTCTGAACGGTACCGGTAAGGGCGCCGAGGACGACGCGGTCGCCGCCGAGGTCAAGTCCGAGCTGGCCAAGCTGGGCAAGTCGAACTTCGAGCTCAGCTGGTACTACTCGATCGACGACAAGATCTCCACGCAGGTCACGCAGTTCCGCAAGCAGATGTTCGAGAAGGCAGGCTTCAAGGTCCGGGCGATCGGTGTCCCGAAGGCCAAGATCCGTACCTTCACCGGTGACCAGAACGCTCCGGTGAACATCGGCAAGACCCCGACCGGTTGGTGCTCCGACTGGCCGAGTGGCACCAGCTGGTTCCCGGTCCTGTTCCGCTCCGACGCGATTGCCCTGGGCAACAGCGTTGGCCAGCTCCAGGACAAGGCGCTGGACGCCGAGATCGACGCCGTCACCGCGAAGGCGCCGGACGAGCAGCTGAAGGAATGGAAGAACGTCGACAAGGACATCCTGGAGAAGTACCTCCCGGTGCTCCCGCTGTACTACAGCCAGAGCAACTTCCCGGTCGGCAAGAACATCGGGCACGCGATCAACGACCCGACACAGGGTCTGCCCGAGTTCACCTCGCTGTACCTGAAGCAGCCCTGA
- a CDS encoding cupin domain-containing protein — MGARLREPPRHPVVRRRRGRLPAPDARVQRPDEEERPLKGEQEFFAAATVEWADAGDGISERVLSRGPDGMLTRIARWAPGTTSGAEVIRHEYVEEVYLLEGELTDLTLQRTFRPGDYACRPPGMPHGPYTTGTGCVMLEIRYSAG, encoded by the coding sequence GTGGGCGCACGACTTCGCGAACCGCCTCGGCATCCCGTCGTACGACGCCGCCGTGGTCGGCTACCCGCCCCGGATGCGCGAGTACAACGCCCGGATGAAGAAGAACGGCCGCTGAAAGGCGAGCAGGAGTTCTTCGCCGCCGCAACCGTCGAGTGGGCGGACGCGGGCGATGGGATCTCGGAGCGGGTGCTCAGTCGCGGCCCCGACGGGATGCTGACGCGGATTGCGCGGTGGGCGCCCGGAACCACGTCGGGCGCCGAAGTCATTCGCCATGAGTACGTCGAAGAGGTGTACCTGCTGGAGGGGGAGCTGACCGATCTCACCCTCCAGCGGACGTTCCGCCCCGGCGACTACGCCTGCCGGCCGCCGGGGATGCCGCACGGTCCCTACACGACCGGGACCGGCTGCGTGATGCTGGAGATCCGTTACTCAGCTGGCTGA
- a CDS encoding ABC transporter ATP-binding protein — protein sequence MSDATVSDVVGKPAAKGETLLQVRDLKMHFPIKEAAGLGRTKKVVQAVDGVSFDLKQSGSLGLVGESGCGKSTTGRMITRLLTPTSGQILFKGTDIAQLKERDLRPFRRQLQIVFQDPYSSLNPRQTVSNIISTPLRVHNLVKKGKELARVQELLERVGLNPEHHNRYPNEFSGGQRQRIGIARALAVEPEVIIADEPVSALDVSIQAQVMNLLEDLRRDLGIAFVFIAHDLGVVRHFCDEVAVMYLGKIVEQGSRDQIYNAPQHPYTQALLSAAPDLGTIRGVPPKERIRLVGDVPSPIDPPSGCRFRTRCWKAEDICATQEPLLEIKPQSSQGHTAACHFAEPKVDLTAATA from the coding sequence ATGAGTGACGCAACCGTTTCCGACGTGGTCGGGAAGCCGGCCGCCAAGGGCGAGACCCTGCTCCAGGTCCGCGACCTGAAGATGCACTTCCCGATCAAGGAAGCCGCCGGCCTCGGCCGGACCAAGAAGGTCGTGCAGGCCGTCGACGGCGTCAGCTTCGATCTGAAGCAGAGTGGCAGCTTGGGCCTGGTCGGTGAGTCCGGCTGCGGTAAGTCGACCACCGGCCGGATGATCACCCGGCTGCTGACGCCGACGTCCGGCCAGATCCTGTTCAAGGGCACCGACATCGCGCAGCTGAAGGAGCGGGACCTGCGCCCGTTCCGCCGGCAGCTGCAGATCGTGTTCCAGGACCCGTACAGCTCGCTGAACCCGCGGCAGACGGTCAGCAACATCATCAGTACGCCGCTGCGGGTGCACAACCTGGTCAAGAAGGGCAAGGAGCTCGCCCGCGTCCAGGAGCTGCTCGAGCGGGTCGGCCTGAACCCGGAGCACCACAACCGGTACCCGAACGAGTTCTCCGGCGGCCAGCGCCAGCGGATCGGCATCGCCCGGGCGCTCGCGGTGGAGCCCGAGGTGATCATCGCCGACGAGCCGGTGTCCGCGCTGGACGTGTCGATCCAGGCGCAGGTGATGAACCTGCTCGAGGACCTGCGCCGGGACCTCGGCATCGCGTTCGTGTTCATCGCGCACGACCTCGGCGTGGTCCGGCATTTCTGTGACGAGGTCGCGGTGATGTACCTCGGCAAGATCGTCGAGCAGGGCAGCCGGGACCAGATCTACAACGCGCCGCAGCACCCGTACACCCAGGCGCTGCTGTCCGCGGCGCCGGACCTCGGCACGATCCGCGGTGTCCCGCCGAAGGAGCGGATCCGGCTGGTCGGCGACGTACCCTCGCCGATCGACCCGCCGAGCGGCTGCCGGTTCCGGACCCGGTGCTGGAAGGCGGAGGACATCTGCGCCACCCAGGAACCGCTGCTGGAGATCAAGCCGCAGTCCAGCCAGGGTCACACGGCCGCCTGCCACTTCGCGGAGCCAAAGGTCGACCTGACCGCCGCCACCGCGTAA
- a CDS encoding ABC transporter permease, whose product MLYFVARRLVSALSVVLATLIATFTLFFVAPTDPAGAICGDRNCTAQRYQEIRTNLHLDRPKVQQFAEYTAGIFVGRDFTTSGVKQHCAAPCLGFSFKNDRPVTDMIKSRFPVTLSLVVGYAVLVLTIGVFVGSMAAKRRGTLGDRALMTSTLVISSVPYYIVALMVALYLTVLYPILPRGEWTPPSENPGKWIAGMLTPWLVLGIYNCVSYARYSRGSMVETLSEDFIRTARAKGLSDRVVTYKHALRSGLIPVVTIFGLDVATSLGGAIFTERIFDLPGLGQLVLDSLNNYDLPVIMGTVLVASVLIVVLNLLVDVGYSLIDPRVRLA is encoded by the coding sequence GTGCTCTATTTCGTGGCGCGCCGCCTGGTCAGCGCGCTGAGTGTCGTGCTCGCTACCTTGATCGCGACCTTCACGTTGTTCTTCGTCGCGCCGACCGACCCGGCGGGTGCGATCTGTGGTGACCGCAACTGCACTGCGCAGCGGTACCAGGAGATCCGGACCAACCTGCATCTCGACCGGCCGAAGGTGCAGCAGTTCGCGGAGTACACCGCGGGAATCTTCGTCGGTCGTGACTTCACGACCTCGGGTGTCAAGCAGCACTGCGCGGCGCCCTGCCTCGGCTTCTCGTTCAAGAACGACCGGCCGGTCACGGACATGATCAAGAGCCGGTTCCCGGTGACACTGTCGCTGGTGGTCGGGTACGCCGTACTCGTCCTCACCATCGGCGTGTTCGTCGGATCGATGGCGGCCAAGAGACGCGGGACGCTGGGCGACCGGGCGCTGATGACCAGCACGCTGGTGATCAGTTCGGTGCCCTACTACATCGTCGCGCTGATGGTCGCGCTGTACCTGACCGTGCTGTATCCCATCCTTCCAAGAGGTGAGTGGACACCACCCTCGGAGAATCCCGGCAAATGGATAGCCGGCATGCTGACACCGTGGCTGGTGCTCGGCATCTACAACTGTGTCTCCTATGCGCGCTACTCCCGTGGCTCCATGGTCGAGACACTGAGTGAGGACTTCATCCGGACCGCGCGGGCCAAGGGCCTGTCCGACCGGGTGGTCACCTACAAGCACGCTCTCCGGTCCGGCCTGATCCCGGTCGTGACGATCTTCGGCCTGGACGTTGCCACCAGCCTCGGCGGCGCGATCTTCACCGAGCGGATCTTCGACCTGCCCGGCCTCGGCCAGCTGGTCCTGGACAGCTTGAACAACTACGACCTGCCGGTGATCATGGGCACCGTACTGGTCGCTTCCGTGCTGATCGTGGTGCTGAACCTGCTGGTGGACGTCGGCTACAGCCTGATCGACCCGCGGGTGAGGCTGGCATGA
- a CDS encoding ABC transporter permease: MSIGSPDSTVGVEEHPASAEPVRTAATPHGKSPSRIAFDRLRKDRVAMICAAIVLFFILIAILAPLLAKLEGQDYSTFHTDLVDEFGYPTIGVNGAHWLGVEPKTGRDNFARWVYGARPSLIIAFLATVVGTAIGVVMGLLAGFLGGWTDRVISWIIDFVLSLPFLLFAIALVPIVESMRGGSFNLTPNQQASIRFYVLIFVLSFFGWAGLARIIRGEVLSLREREFVLAAKAIGVPTRQVLFKELLPNLVAPIVISASLAVPSYVTAEAGLSFLGVGLVEPIPSWGQTISVATNWFKADPLYLWLPVVGITALVLALALLGDAVRDAFDPKTRR; this comes from the coding sequence ATGAGTATTGGGTCGCCAGACTCGACCGTAGGGGTCGAAGAACACCCGGCCTCGGCGGAGCCGGTCCGCACGGCCGCCACTCCGCATGGCAAGTCGCCGAGCCGGATCGCGTTCGACCGGTTGCGCAAGGACCGGGTCGCGATGATCTGCGCGGCGATCGTGCTGTTCTTCATCCTGATCGCGATCCTGGCGCCGCTGCTGGCCAAGCTCGAGGGCCAGGACTACAGCACCTTCCACACCGACCTGGTCGACGAGTTCGGTTACCCGACGATCGGTGTGAACGGTGCGCACTGGCTCGGTGTCGAGCCGAAGACCGGCCGGGACAACTTCGCGCGCTGGGTGTACGGCGCCCGCCCGTCGCTGATCATCGCGTTCCTGGCGACCGTGGTCGGTACCGCGATCGGCGTCGTGATGGGCCTGCTGGCCGGCTTCCTCGGCGGCTGGACCGACCGGGTCATCTCCTGGATCATCGACTTCGTCCTGAGCCTGCCGTTCCTGCTGTTCGCGATCGCGCTGGTGCCGATCGTGGAGTCGATGCGCGGCGGTTCGTTCAACCTGACCCCGAACCAGCAGGCGTCGATCAGGTTCTACGTACTGATCTTCGTGCTGTCCTTCTTCGGCTGGGCCGGCCTGGCCCGGATCATCCGGGGTGAGGTGCTGTCCCTGCGCGAGCGCGAGTTCGTGCTCGCCGCCAAGGCGATCGGTGTGCCGACCCGGCAGGTCCTGTTCAAGGAACTGCTGCCGAACCTGGTCGCGCCGATCGTCATCTCGGCCTCGCTCGCGGTTCCGTCGTACGTGACCGCGGAGGCCGGTCTTTCCTTCCTCGGTGTCGGACTGGTCGAACCGATCCCCTCGTGGGGTCAGACGATCTCCGTCGCCACGAACTGGTTCAAGGCAGACCCGCTCTACCTCTGGCTGCCAGTGGTCGGCATCACCGCTCTGGTGCTCGCGCTGGCCCTGCTCGGAGACGCGGTCCGGGACGCCTTCGACCCCAAGACTCGCCGGTAG
- a CDS encoding IS3 family transposase, which yields MIALKAEHRLDLLLQIAGLARSTFFYHQARLARPDPRAELKTAITAVFENSHRRYGHRRVHAVLTRQGWRVAKKTVLKLMRRLGLHCPVRRKKRYNSHRGETGRTAPNLLNRDFTATAPNQKWVTDVTEFRVGDRKLYLSPVMDLFDHQIIAYTIGNSPNLALTNNSLREAVATLEPGQAPLVHSDQGFQYQHPTWQRLLADAGATQSMSRKANCYDNAVIENWFGHLKEELFNHNRYASVDALAEALHNYVGWYNNHRISTQLEGLSPVHYRTQTLAA from the coding sequence GTGATCGCCCTCAAGGCTGAACATCGTCTGGACTTGCTGCTGCAGATCGCCGGGCTGGCCCGGTCCACGTTCTTCTACCACCAGGCCCGCCTGGCTCGACCGGATCCGCGGGCCGAGTTGAAGACCGCGATCACGGCCGTGTTCGAGAACAGCCACCGCCGCTACGGGCACCGGCGCGTCCACGCCGTACTGACCCGGCAGGGCTGGCGAGTGGCGAAGAAGACCGTCCTGAAGCTGATGCGCCGACTCGGACTCCACTGCCCAGTACGACGCAAGAAGCGCTACAACTCCCACCGCGGCGAGACCGGAAGAACTGCCCCGAACCTGCTGAACCGGGACTTCACCGCGACCGCCCCGAACCAGAAATGGGTCACCGACGTCACCGAGTTCAGGGTCGGGGACCGCAAGCTCTACCTGTCGCCGGTGATGGATCTGTTCGACCACCAGATCATCGCCTACACGATCGGCAACTCCCCGAACCTGGCCCTGACCAACAACTCGCTCCGCGAGGCCGTCGCGACCCTGGAACCCGGCCAGGCGCCGCTGGTGCACTCCGACCAAGGCTTCCAATACCAGCACCCCACCTGGCAGCGGCTGCTCGCCGACGCCGGCGCGACCCAATCGATGTCCCGCAAAGCCAACTGCTACGACAACGCCGTCATCGAGAACTGGTTCGGGCACCTCAAAGAAGAACTCTTCAACCACAACCGATACGCCTCCGTCGACGCGCTGGCCGAAGCACTGCACAACTACGTCGGCTGGTACAACAACCACCGCATCTCCACACAACTCGAGGGCCTGAGCCCGGTGCACTACCGGACCCAGACCCTCGCAGCCTAG
- a CDS encoding ABC transporter ATP-binding protein yields the protein MSTPAPQDRNPEDRKDSMADSDAAAPEAATTAKRGPSVATRERRQASINPSGETPYLVVEDLAVKFPTADGLVSAVNGLSYSVPLGRTLAIVGESGSGKSVSSMAVMGLHDRKRTRITGSIRLGGDEIVGLSENDLMKIRGDAVSMVFQDPQSSLHPLYTIGNQLTEAYRVHHKVSKDAAKKRALEMLDLVGIPNPSRRFNQYPHEFSGGMRQRAMIAMSLINDPKLVIADEPTTALDVTVQAQILDLLNNLQKEFGSAIVLITHDLGVVAEMADDVLVMYAGRCVEYGTAEDVLANPRMPYTWGLLESIPTVSAANERLRPIKGLPPSLLNLPDGCAFNPRCPYKDRVSGELCTTQLPELLPVDGAGAHTSRCHLHDKVSVYETEVAPRLG from the coding sequence ATGAGCACTCCCGCGCCGCAAGATCGCAACCCCGAGGACCGGAAGGACAGCATGGCCGACAGTGATGCCGCTGCCCCGGAGGCCGCCACCACCGCCAAGCGTGGTCCGTCGGTCGCCACCCGGGAGCGCCGCCAGGCGTCGATCAACCCCAGTGGCGAGACGCCGTACCTGGTGGTCGAGGACCTGGCCGTGAAGTTCCCGACCGCGGACGGGCTGGTCAGCGCGGTGAACGGGCTGAGCTACTCGGTCCCGCTCGGCCGGACGCTGGCGATCGTCGGCGAGTCCGGGTCCGGCAAGTCGGTGTCGAGTATGGCCGTGATGGGCCTGCACGACCGCAAGCGGACCCGGATCACCGGGTCGATCCGGCTCGGCGGCGACGAGATCGTCGGCCTGAGCGAGAACGACCTGATGAAGATCCGCGGCGACGCGGTGTCGATGGTCTTCCAGGACCCGCAGTCGTCGCTGCACCCGCTGTACACGATCGGCAACCAGCTGACCGAGGCGTACCGGGTGCACCACAAGGTCTCCAAGGACGCCGCGAAGAAGCGCGCGCTGGAGATGCTCGACCTGGTCGGTATTCCGAACCCGTCGCGCCGGTTCAACCAGTACCCGCACGAATTCTCCGGCGGTATGCGGCAGCGCGCGATGATCGCGATGAGCCTGATCAACGACCCGAAGCTGGTGATCGCCGACGAGCCGACCACCGCGCTCGACGTCACGGTGCAGGCGCAGATCCTGGACCTGCTGAACAACCTGCAGAAGGAGTTCGGCTCCGCGATCGTGCTGATCACCCACGACCTGGGTGTGGTCGCCGAGATGGCCGACGACGTCCTGGTGATGTACGCCGGGCGCTGCGTCGAGTACGGCACCGCCGAGGACGTACTGGCGAACCCGCGGATGCCGTACACCTGGGGCCTGCTCGAGTCGATCCCGACCGTCTCCGCCGCGAACGAGCGGCTGCGCCCGATCAAGGGCCTGCCGCCGAGCCTGCTGAACCTGCCCGACGGCTGCGCGTTCAACCCGCGCTGCCCGTACAAGGACCGCGTCAGCGGCGAGCTCTGTACGACGCAACTGCCGGAACTGCTGCCGGTGGACGGCGCCGGTGCCCACACGTCCCGTTGTCACCTGCACGACAAGGTCTCGGTGTACGAGACCGAGGTCGCGCCGAGACTGGGCTGA